A stretch of Procambarus clarkii isolate CNS0578487 chromosome 20, FALCON_Pclarkii_2.0, whole genome shotgun sequence DNA encodes these proteins:
- the LOC138366675 gene encoding skin secretory protein xP2-like, with amino-acid sequence MTTYCLLFFLLFLLSLLLSFLILIYLRLPFLFLPFLLSFLLLLFALSLRPFPPAPASSPAPTPAPTPAPTPAPAPAPAPTPAPAPTHYSYPCSCSYPLLLPPAPTPCSYPLLLPPAPTPTPAPAPTPAPAPTPTPAHTPAPASTPTPTPAPALTPTPAPTPAPTPAPAPTPAPAPTPAPSPAPAPTPTPTPTPAPAPTPAPAPTPAPTPTPAPAPTPTPAPTPTPAPAPTPTPAPSPAPAPTPTPTPTPAPAPTPAPAPTPAPAPTPAPAPTPAPAPTPAPSPAPAPTPTPTPTPAPAPTPAPAPTPAPTPTPAPAPTPTPAPAPTPTPAPAPTPTPAPAPTPTPAPTPAPTPAPTPAPTPAPTPCSCSYPCSCSYPCSCSYPCSFSCSCSYSYPCSCSYPCSYPCSYSYPYPCSCSYPYPCSYPYPCSCSYPCSYPCSCSYPCSYPCSCSYPCSYSCFYPLLLPPAPNPCS; translated from the exons atgactacatattg CCTCctcttctttctcctgttcctcctgtctcttctcctctccttcctcatccTTATTTATTTGCGTCTACCCTTCCTTTTCCTTCCTTTCctgctctccttccttctcttgctgtttgccCTATCTCTTCGTCCATTTCCTCCTGCTCCTGCTTCTTCCCCTGCTCCTACCCCTGCTCCTACCCCTGCTCCTAcccctgcccctgcccctgctcctgctcctacCCCTGCCCCTGCTCCTACCCACTACTCCTAcccctgctcctgctcctacCCCCTGCTCCTACCCCCTGCTCCTACCCCCTGCTCCTACCCCCTGCTCCTACCCCCTGCTCCTACTCCTACCCCTGCCCCTGCTCCTAcccctgctcctgctcctacCCCTACCCCTGCTCATACCCCTGCTCCTGCTTCTACTCCTACTCCTAcccctgctcctgctcttactccTACCCCTGCTCCTACCCCTGCTCCTAcccctgctcctgctcctacccctgctcctgctcctacCCCTGCTCCTTcccctgctcctgctcctacTCCTACCCCTACTCCTAcccctgctcctgctcctacccctgctcctgctcctacCCCTGCTCCTACTCCTAcccctgctcctgctcctactcctacccctgctcctactcctacccctgctcctgctcctactcctacccctgctccttcccctgctcctgctcctacTCCTACCCCTACTCCTAcccctgctcctgctcctacccctgctcctgctcctacccctgctcctgctcctacccctgctcctgctcctacccctgctcctgctcctacCCCTGCTCCTTcccctgctcctgctcctacTCCTACCCCTACTCCTAcccctgctcctgctcctacccctgctcctgctcctacCCCTGCTCCTACTCCTAcccctgctcctgctcctactcctacccctgctcctgctcctacCCCTAcccctgctcctgctcctacACCTAcccctgctcctgctcctacACCTACCCCTGCTCCTACCCCTGCTCCTACCCCTGCTCCTACCCCTGCTCCTACCCCTGCTCCTACcccctgctcctgctcctacccctgctcctgctcctacccctgctcctgctcctacccctgctccttctcctgctcctgctcctactcctacccctgctcctgctcctacCCCTGCTCCTACCCTTGCTCCTACTCCTACCCCTAcccctgctcctgctcctacCCCTACCCCTGCTCCTACCCCTAcccctgctcctgctcctacCCCTGCTCCTAcccctgctcctgctcctacCCCTGCTCCTAcccctgctcctgctcctacCCCTGCTCCTACTCCTGCTTCTACCCCCTGCTTCTACCCCCTGCTCCTAACCCCTGCTCCTAA